Proteins encoded within one genomic window of Streptomyces sp. NBC_00523:
- a CDS encoding adenosine deaminase, translated as MTDLHPFIAGLPKAELHVHHVGSASPRIVAELAAHHPDSKVPTAPEALADYFTFTDFAHFIDVYLSVVDLIRTPEDVRLLTYEVARDMARQNIRYAELTVTPFSSTRRGIPEQGFMEAIEDARKAAERELGVVLRWCFDIPGEAGLAAAEETTRLAVDLRPEGLVSFGLGGPEIGVDRPQFKPYFDRAIAEGLHSVPHAGETTGPQTVWDALTELRAERIGHGTSSVADPKLLDHLAERRIALEVCPTSNIATRAVKDIEQHPVREMVQAGVLVTINSDDPPMFGTDLNNEYAVAARILGLDEHGLAALAKNAVEASFLDPAGKRTLSDEIDTYTANWLTRAGR; from the coding sequence ATGACCGACCTGCACCCCTTCATCGCGGGGCTGCCCAAGGCCGAGCTCCATGTCCACCACGTCGGTTCGGCCTCCCCCCGCATCGTCGCGGAGCTGGCCGCGCACCACCCCGACTCCAAGGTCCCCACCGCCCCCGAGGCGCTGGCCGACTATTTCACCTTCACCGACTTCGCCCACTTCATCGACGTCTACCTGTCGGTCGTGGACCTGATCCGCACCCCGGAGGACGTCCGGCTGCTGACGTACGAGGTCGCCCGTGACATGGCCCGGCAGAACATCCGGTACGCGGAGCTGACGGTCACCCCGTTCTCCTCGACCCGGCGCGGCATTCCCGAGCAGGGGTTCATGGAGGCGATCGAGGACGCCCGCAAGGCGGCCGAGCGGGAGCTCGGCGTCGTGCTGCGCTGGTGCTTCGACATCCCCGGCGAGGCCGGTCTTGCGGCCGCCGAGGAGACCACCCGGCTCGCGGTGGACCTGCGGCCCGAGGGGCTGGTGTCGTTCGGCCTCGGCGGCCCGGAGATCGGTGTGGACCGTCCGCAGTTCAAGCCCTACTTCGACCGCGCCATCGCCGAGGGCCTGCACTCGGTGCCGCACGCCGGGGAGACCACGGGCCCGCAGACCGTCTGGGACGCGCTGACCGAGCTGCGCGCCGAGCGCATCGGCCACGGCACCAGCTCGGTCGCCGACCCGAAGCTGCTCGACCACCTCGCCGAGCGGCGCATCGCCCTGGAGGTCTGCCCCACGTCCAACATCGCGACCCGGGCGGTGAAGGACATCGAGCAGCACCCGGTCCGCGAGATGGTCCAGGCCGGGGTGCTGGTCACGATCAACAGCGACGACCCGCCCATGTTCGGCACCGACCTCAACAACGAGTACGCGGTGGCCGCCCGCATCCTCGGCCTGGACGAGCACGGCCTGGCCGCGCTCGCGAAGAACGCCGTCGAGGCGTCCTTCCTGGACCCGGCCGGCAAGCGGACGCTGTCCGACGAGATCGACACGTACACCGCCAACTGGCTGACCCGCGCCGGACGCTGA
- a CDS encoding DUF4190 domain-containing protein, with translation MSDNTDQPADGAAPIDPWAPPERRTPAAPGSPEPSDSPAPRVPLDKKPGAGTPGADAPADAIPGDGISGAPRPPAVHDQQTVTSMPGIGTGPVPPTGFGTPQTGPAAWAAPGTPGAVPPPPVGPNGPGQAGPPPQDGFPGAQAQDGYPGTPPQYGYPGPQAPGYGYPGAQPPQFGYPAGQAPQYGYPGYGNPWGGPAPANGMGIAALVLGIIATAGFCMYGLGIVLGILALIFGIIGRGRAQRGEADNGGVALAGIILGSIGIVVSAAFLGLFIWLVTNDEFDDEDSGSDYEPAPVSLVAEARELPPLGHFSVRA, from the coding sequence ATGTCAGACAACACAGATCAGCCTGCGGACGGGGCCGCACCGATCGATCCCTGGGCACCGCCGGAGCGGCGCACCCCGGCCGCTCCGGGCAGCCCCGAGCCCTCGGACAGCCCGGCGCCCCGCGTGCCCCTGGACAAGAAGCCCGGCGCCGGGACCCCCGGCGCCGACGCCCCGGCCGACGCCATACCCGGAGACGGCATATCCGGGGCCCCGCGCCCGCCCGCCGTGCACGACCAGCAGACGGTCACCTCCATGCCGGGTATCGGCACCGGACCGGTCCCGCCCACCGGATTCGGCACGCCGCAGACCGGGCCCGCCGCATGGGCGGCGCCCGGAACCCCCGGGGCCGTGCCCCCGCCGCCCGTCGGGCCGAACGGCCCCGGCCAGGCCGGACCGCCGCCCCAGGACGGCTTCCCGGGCGCCCAGGCGCAGGACGGCTACCCCGGCACCCCGCCGCAGTACGGCTATCCCGGCCCGCAGGCCCCGGGATACGGCTACCCCGGCGCCCAGCCCCCGCAGTTCGGCTACCCCGCCGGGCAGGCGCCGCAGTACGGCTACCCGGGCTACGGAAACCCGTGGGGCGGACCGGCGCCCGCCAACGGGATGGGCATCGCCGCCCTGGTGCTCGGCATCATCGCGACGGCCGGATTCTGCATGTACGGCCTGGGCATCGTCCTCGGCATCCTCGCGCTGATCTTCGGCATCATCGGCCGCGGCCGCGCCCAGCGGGGCGAGGCCGACAACGGGGGCGTGGCACTGGCCGGGATCATCCTCGGCTCCATCGGGATCGTCGTCAGCGCGGCCTTCCTCGGCCTCTTCATCTGGCTCGTGACCAACGACGAGTTCGATGACGAGGACAGCGGGTCCGACTACGAGCCCGCGCCCGTCTCGCTCGTCGCCGAGGCGCGCGAGCTCCCGCCGCTGGGCCACTTCTCCGTACGGGCCTGA
- a CDS encoding chitinase — protein sequence MERTRPPARLTGLVAAFSAALLAAGGLAASAPTAAAADAELAGNGTFEAGLSGWNCSGGSGAVVSTPVHGGTSALKATPAGSDNAQCSQSVKVKPGSTYTLSAWVQGSYVYLGASGTGTTDVSTWTQSAPGWQKLTTTFTTGPSTTSVSIYTHGWYGTPAYYADDISLVGPGGDPVVLPSAPTALKAGTVTSSSVALSWTGSSGATGYNVYQGGTKVQSVTGTSATVTGLSASTAYSFQVSAVNEAGESAKSAAVAATTGKGSEGGTGTQLPAHALVGYLHASFANGSGYTRMADVPDSWDVIDLAFGEPTSVTSGDIRFKLCPVTECPNVESEAEFKAAIKAKQAAGKKVLISIGGQNGQVQLATTAARDTFVSSVSKIIDEYGLDGLDIDFEGHSLSLNTGDTDFRNPTTPVIVNLISAVKTLKAKYGEKFVLTMAPETFFVQLGYQYYGSGPWGGQDPRAGAYLPVIHALRDDLTLLHVQDYNSGSIMGLDNQYHSMGGADFHIAMTDMLMAGFPVAGDQTKVFPGLRPDQIAIGLPASTQAGNGHTSPAEVTKALNCLTKKTDCGSYATHGTWSGLRGLMTWSVNWDRFNNWEFSKNFDAYFG from the coding sequence GTGGAACGCACAAGACCCCCCGCCCGCCTGACCGGACTTGTGGCCGCCTTCTCGGCCGCCCTGCTCGCCGCAGGCGGTCTCGCCGCCTCGGCGCCCACCGCCGCCGCGGCCGACGCCGAGCTGGCGGGCAACGGCACCTTCGAGGCCGGGCTGTCCGGCTGGAACTGCTCCGGCGGCAGCGGAGCGGTCGTCAGCACCCCCGTACACGGCGGGACTTCGGCGCTGAAGGCCACCCCGGCCGGCAGCGACAACGCGCAGTGCTCCCAGTCCGTGAAGGTCAAGCCCGGCTCCACGTACACGCTGAGCGCCTGGGTGCAGGGCAGTTACGTCTACCTCGGCGCCTCGGGCACCGGCACGACGGACGTCTCCACCTGGACGCAGTCCGCCCCCGGCTGGCAGAAGCTCACGACCACCTTCACGACCGGGCCCTCCACCACCTCGGTCAGCATCTACACGCACGGCTGGTACGGCACCCCGGCCTACTACGCCGACGACATCAGCCTCGTCGGCCCGGGCGGCGACCCGGTCGTGCTGCCCTCCGCCCCCACGGCCCTCAAGGCCGGTACGGTCACCTCCTCCTCGGTCGCCCTGTCCTGGACGGGCTCCTCCGGGGCCACCGGCTACAACGTCTACCAGGGCGGCACCAAGGTCCAGAGCGTCACCGGGACCTCGGCCACCGTGACCGGACTCAGCGCCTCCACCGCGTACAGCTTCCAGGTCAGCGCCGTCAACGAGGCGGGCGAGTCCGCCAAGTCGGCCGCGGTCGCGGCGACCACCGGCAAGGGCAGCGAGGGCGGTACCGGTACCCAGCTGCCGGCCCACGCGCTCGTCGGCTATCTGCACGCCAGCTTCGCCAACGGCTCCGGCTACACGCGCATGGCGGACGTGCCCGACTCCTGGGACGTCATCGACCTGGCCTTCGGCGAGCCGACCTCCGTCACCTCGGGGGACATCCGCTTCAAGCTCTGCCCGGTCACCGAGTGCCCGAACGTCGAGTCGGAGGCCGAGTTCAAGGCGGCCATCAAGGCCAAGCAGGCCGCAGGCAAGAAGGTCCTGATCTCCATCGGCGGCCAGAACGGCCAGGTGCAGCTCGCCACCACCGCCGCCCGTGACACGTTCGTCTCCTCGGTCAGCAAGATCATCGACGAGTACGGCCTCGACGGTCTGGACATCGACTTCGAGGGCCACTCGCTCTCGCTGAACACCGGGGACACCGACTTCCGGAACCCCACCACCCCGGTGATCGTCAACCTGATCTCGGCGGTGAAGACCCTCAAGGCCAAGTACGGCGAGAAGTTCGTCCTCACCATGGCCCCGGAGACCTTCTTCGTGCAGCTCGGGTACCAGTACTACGGCTCCGGTCCCTGGGGCGGCCAGGACCCGCGCGCCGGTGCCTACCTGCCGGTGATCCACGCGCTGCGCGACGACCTCACCCTGCTGCACGTCCAGGACTACAACTCGGGCTCCATCATGGGTCTGGACAACCAGTACCACTCCATGGGCGGCGCCGACTTCCACATCGCGATGACCGACATGCTGATGGCCGGCTTCCCCGTCGCCGGTGACCAGACGAAGGTCTTCCCCGGCCTGCGGCCCGACCAGATCGCGATCGGCCTCCCGGCCTCCACGCAGGCGGGCAACGGACACACCTCGCCCGCCGAGGTCACCAAGGCGCTCAACTGCCTCACCAAGAAGACCGACTGCGGCTCCTACGCCACCCACGGCACCTGGTCGGGCCTGCGCGGCCTGATGACCTGGTCCGTCAACTGGGACCGCTTCAACAACTGGGAGTTCTCGAAGAACTTCGACGCCTACTTCGGCTGA
- a CDS encoding phosphatase PAP2 family protein yields MRETPRPQGTAGESGSELPRHRPGRAFAHTTGASRSGTPHRSDGRPPHTPRGARQTGPLVRSGTTPPVPGRTAFFFSLVSGLSALFALITWQIAADGPLRGLDERAGRALVGHGPRWLTEFLADLGNMQVALPVLACALGWSVLRGRRREALAAALAMAAVPLLVVPLKDWIARPGPLTEATGYYPSGHAATAAVAYGASALLLAGRGRRRWMMPVIAVLLTAMTGIGLVLRGYHWPLDVLGSWFLCGLLLLLLYGVLSRSRRRSSSRTPSC; encoded by the coding sequence ATGAGAGAAACACCCCGCCCGCAGGGGACTGCGGGTGAATCCGGGTCGGAGCTTCCTCGGCACCGTCCCGGGCGTGCTTTCGCGCACACCACTGGGGCATCACGCTCCGGAACTCCTCACCGATCGGATGGCCGCCCGCCCCACACCCCCCGGGGCGCGCGGCAAACCGGTCCACTCGTCCGCTCCGGAACAACCCCCCCAGTTCCGGGGCGGACGGCTTTTTTCTTCTCCCTGGTGTCGGGCCTGTCGGCCCTCTTCGCGCTGATCACCTGGCAGATCGCCGCCGACGGCCCGCTGCGCGGCCTCGACGAGCGGGCCGGGCGTGCCCTCGTCGGCCACGGCCCCCGGTGGCTCACCGAATTCCTCGCCGATCTCGGCAACATGCAGGTCGCCCTTCCGGTGCTGGCCTGTGCGCTCGGCTGGTCGGTGCTGCGCGGGCGGCGCCGGGAGGCTCTGGCCGCGGCCCTCGCGATGGCTGCGGTGCCCCTGCTCGTCGTACCGCTGAAGGACTGGATCGCCCGGCCCGGGCCGCTGACGGAGGCCACCGGCTACTACCCGTCGGGGCACGCGGCGACGGCGGCGGTGGCGTACGGGGCTTCGGCGCTGCTGCTCGCCGGGCGGGGGCGGCGCAGATGGATGATGCCCGTCATCGCCGTCCTGCTGACGGCGATGACGGGCATCGGTCTGGTGCTCCGCGGCTATCACTGGCCGCTGGATGTGCTGGGCAGCTGGTTCCTGTGCGGGCTGCTGCTCCTGCTGTTGTACGGGGTGCTCAGCCGAAGTAGGCGTCGAAGTTCTTCGAGAACTCCCAGTTGTTGA
- a CDS encoding glycerophosphodiester phosphodiesterase gives MPTPTPVTAVAHRGDPYRARENTLASIRSALERGADAVEIDVRVTRDGVPVLLHDATLDRLWGHDLRLDRLSHQELTELTAGGVPTLREALPAVGAHRVMIDLPGSTPDSVKRTVGVVRECGAGERVYYCAGPEAMLRVRAADPSAEIAMTWTTLAPPRAALLDAVRPRWLNYRFGLVSRELTDRNHRDGLLVSAWTADTGRTMRRLLAYGVDSVTTNRIDVLRKLIDRHGAGRRP, from the coding sequence ATGCCCACGCCCACGCCTGTCACCGCCGTCGCGCATCGCGGCGATCCGTACCGTGCCCGCGAGAACACCCTCGCCTCGATCCGCTCCGCGCTCGAACGCGGGGCGGACGCGGTGGAGATCGACGTCCGGGTCACCCGGGACGGGGTGCCGGTCCTGCTGCACGACGCCACGCTGGACCGGCTGTGGGGTCATGACCTGCGGCTGGACCGGCTCAGCCACCAGGAGCTGACCGAGCTGACGGCGGGCGGGGTGCCGACGCTGCGCGAGGCGCTGCCGGCCGTCGGCGCGCACCGCGTGATGATCGATCTGCCGGGCTCCACGCCGGATTCGGTGAAGCGCACGGTGGGCGTGGTGCGGGAGTGCGGGGCCGGTGAGCGCGTGTACTACTGCGCGGGGCCCGAGGCGATGCTGCGGGTGCGGGCGGCCGACCCGTCGGCCGAGATCGCGATGACCTGGACGACGCTCGCTCCCCCGCGTGCGGCGCTGCTCGACGCGGTCCGGCCGCGCTGGCTGAACTACCGGTTCGGGCTGGTCAGCCGGGAGCTGACGGACCGCAATCACCGCGACGGGCTGCTGGTCTCGGCGTGGACCGCCGACACCGGCCGGACGATGCGCCGGCTGCTCGCGTACGGCGTGGACTCCGTCACCACCAACCGGATCGACGTGCTCCGCAAGCTGATCGACCGGCACGGAGCCGGGCGGAGACCGTGA
- the gabT gene encoding 4-aminobutyrate--2-oxoglutarate transaminase, whose product MTEIPQERRLVTAIPGPKSVELQDRRLAAVAAGVGSTLPVFTARAGGGIIEDVDGNRLIDFGSGIAVTSVGASAEAVVRRASAQLADFTHTCFMVTPYEGYVEVCERLAELTPGDHAKKSALFNSGAEAVENAVKIARAYTKRTAVVVFDHGYHGRTNLTMALTAKNMPYKQGFGPFAPEVYRVPVAYGYRWPTGAENAGAEASAQAIDQITKQIGAENVAAIIIEPVLGEGGFIEPAKGFLPAIERFAKDNGIVFVADEIQSGFCRTGQWFACEDEGIVPDLITTAKGIAGGLPLSAVTGRAEIMDAAHAGGLGGTYGGNPVACAGALGAIETMRELDLNKKAKRIEEVMKGRLEGMRAKLPNGGLIGDIRGRGAMIAIELVKPGTKDPHPEAAARLAKACHAEGVLVLTCGTYGNVLRFLPPLVIGEDLLGEGLDVLEGAFAGL is encoded by the coding sequence ATGACCGAAATCCCGCAGGAGCGCCGACTCGTCACCGCCATCCCCGGTCCGAAGTCGGTCGAGCTGCAAGACCGCCGGCTCGCGGCGGTCGCCGCGGGCGTCGGCTCCACCCTGCCGGTGTTCACCGCGCGGGCGGGCGGCGGGATCATCGAGGACGTGGACGGCAACCGGCTGATCGACTTCGGTTCCGGCATCGCCGTGACCTCGGTCGGCGCCTCCGCCGAGGCCGTCGTGCGCCGGGCCTCCGCGCAGCTCGCGGACTTCACCCACACCTGTTTCATGGTCACGCCGTACGAGGGGTACGTGGAGGTCTGCGAGCGGCTCGCGGAGCTGACCCCGGGCGACCACGCGAAGAAGTCCGCGCTGTTCAACTCGGGCGCCGAGGCCGTCGAGAACGCGGTGAAGATCGCTCGCGCGTACACCAAGCGCACCGCGGTCGTCGTGTTCGACCACGGCTACCACGGCCGGACGAACCTCACGATGGCGCTGACCGCCAAGAACATGCCGTACAAGCAGGGCTTCGGCCCGTTCGCGCCGGAGGTCTACCGGGTGCCGGTGGCGTACGGCTACCGCTGGCCGACCGGCGCCGAGAACGCCGGCGCGGAGGCGTCCGCCCAGGCCATCGACCAGATCACCAAGCAGATCGGCGCGGAGAACGTCGCCGCGATCATCATCGAGCCGGTGCTCGGCGAGGGCGGCTTCATCGAGCCGGCCAAGGGCTTCCTGCCGGCCATCGAGCGGTTCGCCAAGGACAACGGCATCGTCTTCGTGGCCGACGAGATCCAGTCGGGCTTCTGCCGGACCGGCCAGTGGTTCGCCTGTGAGGACGAGGGCATCGTCCCGGACCTGATCACCACGGCCAAGGGCATCGCGGGCGGCCTTCCGCTGTCGGCCGTGACCGGCCGCGCCGAGATCATGGACGCGGCGCACGCGGGCGGTCTCGGCGGTACGTACGGCGGCAACCCGGTCGCCTGCGCGGGCGCCCTCGGGGCGATCGAGACGATGCGCGAGCTGGACCTGAACAAGAAGGCGAAGCGCATCGAGGAGGTCATGAAGGGCCGCCTCGAAGGGATGCGCGCGAAGCTGCCGAACGGCGGGCTGATCGGTGACATCCGGGGCCGCGGCGCGATGATCGCGATCGAGCTGGTGAAGCCGGGCACGAAGGACCCGCACCCGGAGGCGGCGGCGCGGCTCGCGAAGGCGTGCCACGCCGAGGGCGTCCTCGTCCTGACCTGCGGCACCTACGGCAACGTGCTGCGCTTCCTGCCGCCGCTGGTGATCGGCGAGGACCTGCTGGGCGAGGGTCTGGACGTCCTGGAGGGCGCCTTCGCGGGCCTCTGA
- a CDS encoding sensor histidine kinase → MRETGGPGPRVTDIGVVLLVQAAVSVPWVLPRDPRLEPATLSAYLLTTLTVLPLLWRRRAPVRVLLAVVAAQGLYGLAADGPGQTLPYTGLVALYSVAAYAPARARRLCGALTLAIVFPSVAFNTGEARELVFSLMVFTAAYGFGRFTDTRQAYTRAVEDRARQLEVTRRIEAEQAATRERARIAREMHDILSHAGSLMIVQAEAGPVAVRTAPERAEAAFDAISETGRDAMVQLRRMLGVLRESEQGPGAPRSPQPALSELPALVERVRASGLAVTLTVTGPERPLPRDTDSAVYRIVQEALTNTVKHAAASEAAVLLAYGESGLTVSVTDDGRGGGTGTGHGLIGIRERAAAHGGSARTGPGPGGRGFRVDVTLPLVPVTPSVEVGS, encoded by the coding sequence ATGCGGGAGACCGGCGGTCCGGGTCCCCGGGTGACCGACATCGGCGTGGTCCTGCTGGTGCAGGCGGCGGTGTCGGTGCCCTGGGTGCTGCCCCGCGACCCCCGCCTCGAACCCGCGACGCTGTCCGCGTATCTGCTGACCACCCTGACCGTGCTTCCGCTGCTGTGGCGGCGCCGGGCCCCGGTGCGGGTGCTGCTGGCGGTGGTGGCGGCGCAGGGCCTGTACGGGCTGGCCGCCGACGGGCCGGGGCAGACCCTGCCGTACACCGGTCTGGTCGCCCTCTACAGCGTCGCCGCCTACGCCCCGGCACGGGCCCGCCGGCTCTGCGGGGCGCTGACCCTGGCGATCGTCTTCCCCTCGGTCGCGTTCAACACGGGCGAGGCCAGGGAGCTGGTCTTCTCGCTGATGGTGTTCACGGCGGCGTACGGGTTCGGCCGGTTCACGGACACCCGCCAGGCGTACACCAGGGCCGTCGAGGACCGGGCGCGGCAGCTGGAGGTCACCCGCCGGATCGAGGCCGAGCAGGCGGCGACCCGGGAACGGGCCAGGATCGCCCGGGAGATGCACGACATCCTGTCGCACGCGGGGAGCCTGATGATCGTGCAGGCGGAGGCGGGCCCGGTGGCGGTCCGTACGGCTCCGGAGCGGGCGGAGGCGGCGTTCGACGCGATCTCGGAGACCGGCAGGGACGCGATGGTCCAGCTGCGCCGGATGCTCGGCGTGCTGCGCGAGAGCGAGCAGGGGCCCGGCGCGCCCCGCTCCCCGCAGCCGGCCCTGTCCGAACTCCCGGCGCTGGTGGAGCGCGTACGCGCCAGCGGCCTGGCGGTGACCCTCACGGTGACCGGTCCGGAGCGCCCGCTGCCCCGGGACACCGACAGCGCCGTGTACCGGATCGTGCAGGAGGCCCTGACCAACACGGTCAAGCACGCCGCCGCCTCCGAGGCCGCCGTCCTGCTGGCGTACGGGGAGAGCGGCCTGACCGTCTCGGTGACCGACGACGGCCGCGGCGGGGGCACGGGCACCGGGCACGGCCTGATCGGCATCCGGGAGCGGGCGGCGGCGCACGGCGGCAGCGCCCGTACCGGTCCGGGGCCGGGCGGACGGGGATTCCGGGTCGACGTCACGCTCCCCCTCGTGCCGGTAACGCCCTCGGTGGAGGTGGGGAGTTGA
- a CDS encoding NADAR family protein, translating into MGDVRSIEDLVELAGRGEKVKYLHFWGHRPRPDGSIGASCLSQWWPSPFTVDGVTYASAEHWMMAGKARLFGDAEAAERAVAAKTPAEAKKVGRLVRGFDDAVWKRERYGLVVAGSVHKFGQDPELGAFLLRTGDRVLVEASPMDRIWGIGLAADDPRAEDPAEWRGLNLLGFALMAAREELRAQAV; encoded by the coding sequence ATGGGGGACGTGCGCAGTATCGAAGACCTCGTCGAGCTGGCCGGCCGCGGCGAGAAGGTGAAGTACCTGCACTTCTGGGGGCACCGGCCGCGCCCGGACGGCTCCATCGGCGCGAGCTGCCTCAGTCAGTGGTGGCCCTCACCGTTCACGGTCGACGGGGTGACGTACGCGTCGGCGGAGCACTGGATGATGGCCGGCAAGGCCCGGCTGTTCGGCGACGCGGAGGCGGCGGAGCGGGCGGTGGCGGCGAAGACCCCGGCCGAGGCGAAGAAGGTCGGCCGGCTGGTCCGGGGCTTCGATGACGCCGTCTGGAAGCGGGAGCGGTACGGCCTGGTGGTGGCGGGCAGCGTGCACAAGTTCGGCCAGGACCCGGAGCTCGGCGCGTTCCTGCTGCGCACCGGTGACCGGGTGCTGGTGGAGGCGAGCCCCATGGACCGCATCTGGGGCATCGGGCTCGCGGCGGACGACCCGCGCGCCGAGGACCCGGCGGAGTGGCGCGGGCTCAATCTGCTGGGGTTCGCGCTGATGGCGGCCCGGGAGGAGCTGCGGGCCCAGGCCGTGTGA
- a CDS encoding response regulator transcription factor, translating to MTIRVVVADDQELVRSGFAMILDAQPDIEVVAEAGDGAQAVDAVRRLEPDVALLDIRMPVLDGIGACREISARTACRTVMLTTFDSDAYVYEALHAGASGFLLKDVRRDDLVHAVRVVAAGDSLLAPSVARLLIAAYTSRPEQATAVADERRLGVLTARERETLLHLARGLSNAEIAAAMVVSDHTVKTHVGNVLSKLGLRDRIQAVICAYETGLVAPSPEGAPPSSSPAQGRNEPAGNPPLR from the coding sequence TTGACGATCCGTGTCGTGGTGGCGGACGACCAGGAGCTGGTCCGCAGCGGGTTCGCGATGATCCTGGACGCCCAGCCGGACATCGAGGTGGTGGCCGAGGCGGGCGACGGGGCGCAGGCGGTGGACGCGGTGCGCCGGCTGGAGCCGGACGTGGCCCTGCTGGACATCCGGATGCCCGTCCTGGACGGCATCGGCGCCTGCCGCGAGATCAGCGCCCGGACCGCCTGCCGGACGGTCATGCTGACGACCTTCGACTCCGACGCGTACGTGTACGAGGCGCTGCACGCCGGAGCGAGCGGCTTCCTCCTCAAGGACGTCCGCCGGGACGACCTCGTGCACGCGGTACGGGTGGTGGCGGCGGGCGACTCGCTGCTGGCGCCCTCGGTGGCGCGGCTCCTGATCGCCGCGTACACCTCGCGTCCGGAGCAGGCGACGGCGGTCGCGGACGAGCGGCGGCTCGGTGTCCTGACCGCCCGGGAGCGCGAGACGCTGCTGCATCTGGCGCGCGGTCTTTCCAACGCGGAGATCGCGGCGGCGATGGTGGTCAGCGACCACACGGTGAAGACGCATGTGGGCAACGTGCTGTCCAAACTGGGCCTGCGCGACCGCATCCAGGCCGTCATCTGCGCCTACGAGACCGGGCTCGTCGCTCCCTCGCCCGAGGGAGCACCGCCCTCCTCCTCCCCCGCGCAGGGGAGGAACGAGCCCGCCGGGAACCCCCCGCTCCGGTGA